The genomic window AACGAAGGTAAAATGAATGACATAAAAGTACTTACAGAGGACCTGGTCGTGCTCCCATTTGAAGAACATGTTTCAAGAAAAGCTGCGGAAATTTACCACATTTTAAAATCAGAAAATAAAATGATCGAATTTAGAGACATTTTTATTGCCGCTACTTGTCTTGTCTATAACTTACCTATAAAAACATTGAATCTCAAACATTTTGAAAGAATTCAGGGCTTAGTTATAAAATAACCAGTTTTGTGGAAAATGCATACTAGGCTCTAACATTGGAAAAATATCCTATCTCTTGTTATCTTTACCTGGTGGGCTTTTTTCCATGACCGTTGTAAGCAATTTTAATTATTTAGAATAGAATATGAGAATAGATAAAGACATACTAAAGAAACAAAATGCGATTGAGAACCTTAAAATTCTAGGTTTGATTTGGGGGTTTCTGAAATATTACCATCCAATTGTTGCTACCGGCAAGTTTAATTGGGATAAAAAACTTATTGAAATGCTACCGTTAATTATTGAGTCTGATTCGAAA from Candidatus Delongbacteria bacterium includes these protein-coding regions:
- a CDS encoding type II toxin-antitoxin system VapC family toxin translates to MGNSGMVVDTSIFIEFLRAKDKKKTALYSIDSKIQIYISSVTLYELLMGATNEGKMNDIKVLTEDLVVLPFEEHVSRKAAEIYHILKSENKMIEFRDIFIAATCLVYNLPIKTLNLKHFERIQGLVIK